A stretch of Blautia liquoris DNA encodes these proteins:
- a CDS encoding DUF6365 family protein, producing MKILFIVTSYWAIGEMEIAVQFAKGLANPQDVLFWVPRKHENYVKTKGFQTVSLYFNMVKLNKIMLENIQNSFAPDFVVLSDYLNYVFCEKHYGLTLDDLDYFTGTIGGFDLYNQVENPRRMDTYGFQSKLTTVDERIKFILHPCPLLEGDVTNENKNRFAVRLVDKLTLRSKEEKENVKKALGINIEQKVILITNAQWQSTYRKYERAVSFVEKAERYFQAILEELSKDYYVVVIGKENEADSNIHYLPSVSPDTFDKYIDATDLFLSRNIISTSFAKVILKGILGVVLINSSVDEDAYKCKTFPVGWYDYIAPLESKSLYFQCFKQYEMFEQSDCIIKIKELFCEPQDQKVLKKYHEQLKKLKNAQDIFNELERKSVDGRDNDSY from the coding sequence ATGAAGATATTGTTCATTGTAACTAGTTATTGGGCAATTGGTGAGATGGAGATAGCAGTTCAGTTTGCCAAAGGATTAGCTAATCCTCAAGATGTATTGTTCTGGGTACCAAGAAAGCATGAGAATTATGTAAAAACAAAGGGTTTTCAGACTGTATCTTTGTATTTTAACATGGTAAAACTTAATAAAATAATGCTAGAGAATATTCAAAATTCATTTGCCCCAGATTTTGTTGTTTTGTCGGATTACCTCAACTATGTATTTTGTGAGAAACACTATGGGTTAACATTAGATGATTTAGATTATTTTACAGGAACAATTGGTGGTTTTGATTTATACAATCAGGTAGAAAATCCACGAAGAATGGATACATATGGATTCCAAAGCAAGTTAACTACGGTTGACGAAAGAATAAAGTTTATATTACATCCATGTCCATTGCTGGAAGGAGATGTAACTAATGAAAATAAAAATCGCTTTGCAGTTCGTTTGGTGGACAAACTAACACTGCGAAGTAAAGAGGAAAAGGAAAACGTCAAAAAAGCACTTGGAATCAATATTGAACAAAAGGTGATACTTATCACAAATGCACAGTGGCAATCTACTTATCGAAAGTATGAGAGAGCAGTTAGCTTTGTGGAAAAGGCTGAACGTTATTTTCAGGCTATATTAGAGGAATTATCAAAAGACTATTACGTCGTAGTAATAGGAAAAGAAAATGAAGCAGATAGTAACATTCATTATTTACCATCTGTTTCGCCAGATACGTTTGATAAATATATTGATGCAACTGATTTATTTTTAAGTCGAAATATTATTTCAACATCCTTTGCGAAAGTTATATTAAAAGGGATTCTAGGGGTAGTGCTTATTAACTCAAGTGTGGATGAAGATGCATACAAGTGCAAGACGTTTCCTGTGGGATGGTATGATTACATCGCTCCATTAGAATCAAAAAGCTTATATTTTCAATGCTTTAAGCAGTACGAAATGTTTGAACAGTCAGATTGTATTATTAAAATTAAAGAATTATTTTGTGAGCCACAGGATCAGAAAGTATTGAAAAAATATCATGAACAGTTAAAAAAGTTAAAAAATGCACAAGATATATTCAATGAGCTAGAAAGGAAGAGTGTAGATGGAAGAGATAATGATTCATATTAG
- a CDS encoding amidohydrolase yields MKTRIYNARILTMENEKEIFQGEIWIDDERISYVGKNIDILNQHFDKEIDAEGNLLMPSFKNAHTHSAMTFGRNYSDTLKGGEWLTNVIFPMEAKMTQEHVYELSKIAFLEYIVNGITACFDMYYEPQSMSRLSEEYGFRTVLCGAINNFRETPETIENAFLHYNQLHKYISYRLGIHAEYTTSLELLEKMAEMVHKYKQPFYTHVSETEQEVKDCIDRYGKTPTQLFDSLGLFDFGGGAFHGVHLTDSDISIYKKRGLSIITNPGSNLKLASGVARISEFTENGINVGIGTDGPASNNGLDMFKEMYLVSTLQKLINKDASACPAKQVVRMATRGSAIAMGLIDCDILAVGKYADMIMIDLKKPNMQPINILENALVYSANPTNILMTMIGGDIKYYKGEIYINEDIEDLYGRAEEIVKKLA; encoded by the coding sequence ATGAAAACCAGAATTTATAATGCAAGAATATTAACAATGGAAAATGAAAAAGAAATATTTCAAGGAGAAATATGGATCGATGATGAAAGGATTTCTTACGTAGGTAAGAATATTGATATATTAAATCAACACTTTGATAAGGAAATTGACGCTGAGGGTAATTTGCTTATGCCAAGCTTTAAAAATGCACATACTCATTCAGCAATGACTTTTGGGAGAAATTATTCTGACACCTTAAAAGGTGGAGAATGGTTAACTAATGTTATTTTTCCAATGGAAGCAAAAATGACGCAGGAGCATGTATATGAGCTTTCCAAGATTGCTTTCCTTGAATATATTGTAAACGGAATTACGGCTTGTTTTGATATGTATTACGAACCACAGTCAATGTCACGGCTGTCAGAAGAATATGGTTTTCGAACAGTATTATGTGGTGCAATAAATAATTTTCGAGAAACACCAGAAACAATAGAAAACGCATTCTTACACTATAATCAATTACATAAGTATATATCATATCGATTGGGAATTCATGCTGAATATACGACTAGTTTGGAATTGTTAGAAAAGATGGCAGAAATGGTTCATAAATATAAACAACCATTCTATACACATGTTTCAGAAACAGAACAAGAAGTTAAAGATTGTATTGATAGATATGGAAAGACTCCAACACAGCTATTTGATAGTTTGGGTTTATTTGATTTTGGTGGAGGAGCTTTTCATGGAGTACATCTGACTGACAGTGACATTTCAATATATAAGAAACGTGGATTATCGATTATAACTAATCCGGGCTCAAATCTAAAACTTGCCAGTGGTGTGGCAAGAATCAGCGAATTTACGGAGAATGGTATTAATGTTGGTATAGGAACAGATGGACCAGCAAGTAATAATGGTCTTGATATGTTTAAGGAAATGTACCTAGTGTCAACACTTCAAAAGCTTATCAATAAGGATGCTTCGGCTTGTCCTGCTAAACAGGTTGTACGGATGGCAACACGAGGTAGTGCTATTGCAATGGGGTTAATCGATTGTGATATTCTAGCAGTTGGAAAGTATGCAGATATGATTATGATTGACCTAAAGAAACCAAATATGCAACCTATTAACATCTTAGAAAATGCTTTAGTATACAGTGCTAATCCAACTAATATTCTAATGACAATGATTGGTGGAGACATCAAATATTATAAAGGTGAAATTTATATTAATGAGGATATTGAAGATTTGTATGGCAGAGCAGAGGAGATTGTAAAAAAACTTGCATAA
- a CDS encoding purine-nucleoside phosphorylase translates to MNKRIDQEQVFRIHFQIEKLIDANPKVGIVLGSGLENNLKNFMLKKQIDLKEIDEYPKSTVEGHSGKLLYGTLEGVETLIFLGRIHFYEGYSMDEVIIPMRIAELMGIKIMILTNSAGAINCQYEVGDFVLIEDHISLFVPNCLMGENDERFGIRFPDMTQVYDTELICRAEEIAKLENINIHKGVYVQLMGPSFETATEIRMLRNLGADLVGMSTVVESVCCRHMGIRVCGISCVSNMATGITNQKQSYQDVKDTAQAVADKLVVLLSRLVSSLKEEPDLNENQNL, encoded by the coding sequence TTGAATAAAAGAATAGATCAAGAACAGGTTTTTCGTATTCATTTCCAAATTGAAAAATTAATTGATGCAAATCCTAAAGTTGGAATTGTATTAGGCTCTGGCTTAGAGAATAACTTGAAAAATTTCATGTTGAAAAAGCAAATTGATTTAAAAGAAATCGATGAATATCCTAAATCTACTGTGGAAGGTCATAGTGGAAAACTGTTGTATGGAACACTTGAGGGGGTGGAAACTCTCATTTTTTTAGGGCGTATTCATTTCTATGAAGGATATTCTATGGATGAAGTGATAATTCCTATGAGAATTGCAGAATTAATGGGGATTAAAATCATGATTCTGACAAATTCAGCAGGCGCAATCAATTGTCAGTATGAGGTTGGTGATTTTGTTTTGATAGAAGACCATATCTCGCTTTTTGTACCTAATTGTTTAATGGGGGAGAATGACGAGAGATTTGGGATAAGATTTCCAGATATGACACAAGTCTATGATACTGAGCTGATCTGTAGAGCGGAGGAAATAGCAAAATTGGAGAACATCAATATACATAAAGGTGTATATGTTCAACTGATGGGACCTAGTTTTGAAACTGCTACAGAGATTAGAATGCTTCGAAATTTGGGAGCTGATCTTGTAGGAATGAGTACAGTCGTCGAGTCAGTTTGTTGTAGGCATATGGGGATTAGGGTATGTGGAATTTCCTGTGTTTCTAATATGGCAACGGGTATAACTAACCAAAAACAGTCTTATCAGGATGTTAAAGATACTGCTCAAGCCGTTGCAGATAAGCTTGTAGTTTTGTTGAGCAGATTAGTAAGCAGTTTAAAGGAGGAACCGGATTTGAATGAAAACCAGAATTTATAA
- a CDS encoding cyclic lactone autoinducer peptide, whose amino-acid sequence MKVKKNWGKGVMKGLNVLALLLVMQTANSACIWVAHQPEFPKAANKFKVK is encoded by the coding sequence ATGAAAGTAAAAAAAAATTGGGGTAAAGGTGTAATGAAGGGTTTAAATGTCTTAGCGTTATTGTTGGTTATGCAGACTGCAAATTCGGCATGTATATGGGTGGCTCACCAACCTGAATTTCCAAAAGCGGCTAATAAGTTTAAAGTCAAGTGA
- a CDS encoding sensor histidine kinase, with protein sequence MGWLDLLILFFCCIIEVFLLYDYFNNFFEFKVKRKYIKILCAGTIGAIFLINMLQSSILNLILIPMILWIFVTVLFDSKLGIRFVYFIMAYSVMIGMEFLYIILSNTTTALLAKTGLIPVSEYLWQLLLIKFLNYIAFIVLKQMSAKSKKRMTNKLFLVYLCVPVSTLGTMLIVFYSGIDIGNNMVLKILMTLFFVCMITGNMVLFYAFQKYTENLSENSKQELELLYQRAEVERLTKIAEWNDNYNEIVHNTSHYLKVIGQLAYERKNDEICKVVDKLNGKLNREEICEYSNHKMLNIILFEYSTKAESAGIVFDAYVEPGCILNHIPDVDLITMLGNLLDNAILAASKKEKDSSVIVRIFMQKEGKLCVIKVVNDFVEKIQEDRGRLISTKKEAGMHGIGLTSVSKIAEQNNGYLEHYISDEKFNAVVVLAV encoded by the coding sequence ATGGGATGGTTGGATTTGCTTATCCTGTTTTTTTGTTGTATTATTGAAGTTTTCCTGCTGTATGACTATTTTAACAATTTTTTTGAATTTAAGGTAAAAAGAAAATACATTAAAATATTATGTGCAGGAACAATAGGTGCAATTTTTTTGATTAATATGTTGCAAAGTAGTATTTTGAATTTGATTCTTATTCCTATGATACTGTGGATTTTTGTGACAGTATTATTTGACTCTAAATTAGGAATCAGATTTGTGTATTTTATTATGGCGTATAGTGTCATGATTGGTATGGAGTTTTTGTACATTATATTGTCCAATACAACAACAGCATTGTTGGCGAAAACAGGTTTAATTCCGGTGTCAGAATATTTATGGCAATTATTGCTTATAAAATTTTTGAATTATATTGCGTTTATTGTATTAAAACAGATGTCTGCAAAATCGAAAAAACGAATGACGAACAAACTGTTTCTTGTTTATCTATGCGTGCCTGTGTCTACTTTAGGTACTATGCTTATCGTGTTTTATTCAGGAATAGATATCGGAAACAATATGGTTTTAAAGATATTAATGACATTGTTTTTTGTATGTATGATAACTGGAAACATGGTATTATTTTATGCATTTCAAAAGTATACGGAAAATTTAAGTGAAAATTCTAAACAGGAATTAGAACTTCTTTATCAAAGAGCTGAAGTAGAGAGATTGACTAAAATTGCTGAGTGGAATGACAATTATAATGAAATTGTACATAATACATCACATTATCTTAAGGTAATAGGACAGTTGGCTTATGAAAGAAAAAATGATGAAATATGTAAAGTGGTGGATAAGCTGAATGGAAAGCTAAACAGGGAAGAGATTTGTGAATACAGCAATCATAAAATGTTAAATATAATTTTGTTTGAATATTCGACTAAAGCAGAAAGTGCAGGGATTGTTTTTGATGCATATGTGGAACCCGGCTGTATTTTGAATCATATTCCGGATGTTGACCTGATTACCATGTTAGGTAATTTACTGGATAATGCTATTTTGGCTGCATCAAAGAAGGAGAAGGATTCCTCTGTTATTGTAAGAATTTTTATGCAAAAGGAAGGAAAACTTTGTGTGATTAAGGTAGTAAATGATTTCGTGGAAAAAATTCAGGAGGATAGGGGAAGATTGATAAGCACGAAAAAAGAAGCAGGAATGCATGGGATAGGATTGACAAGCGTTTCAAAGATTGCCGAGCAGAATAATGGATATTTAGAACATTATATTAGTGATGAAAAATTTAATGCTGTGGTAGTGCTGGCGGTTTGA
- a CDS encoding LytR/AlgR family response regulator transcription factor, giving the protein MYHVAICDDDKVFISYIRKIFNQAKGSNQYQFKIHEFYSGEELVNSLDTSVHLDLLILDMELGGIDGDETARKIREKFKDTVLVFCSGVRAPTVKSFKVMPYRYLLKSHSDGQFVCEMKEILTEVTKKFKEEYMVGHYRNNVIRVNIQDVLYAENAKRGSKITVCSDCEAAKFEGQILVDDKLDALVAKYHELAFAHSSYIINIGHIEKIVDNEVYLDNDECLSISRTYQKEFRQIFTKSIAGKY; this is encoded by the coding sequence ATGTATCATGTGGCTATTTGTGATGATGATAAGGTATTTATATCATATATTAGAAAAATTTTTAATCAAGCTAAGGGGAGTAATCAATATCAATTTAAAATTCATGAGTTTTATTCAGGAGAGGAATTGGTTAATAGTTTAGATACTAGTGTGCATTTAGATTTACTTATTTTGGATATGGAATTAGGTGGTATTGATGGGGATGAAACTGCAAGAAAAATTCGTGAAAAATTCAAAGACACTGTGTTGGTATTCTGTTCAGGAGTGCGTGCTCCAACGGTCAAATCATTTAAGGTGATGCCCTATAGATATTTGTTGAAATCGCATTCAGATGGACAATTTGTATGTGAAATGAAAGAAATTTTGACAGAGGTAACAAAAAAGTTTAAAGAAGAATATATGGTAGGGCATTATAGAAATAATGTAATTCGGGTTAATATTCAGGATGTTTTATATGCAGAAAATGCAAAAAGAGGTAGTAAAATTACTGTATGCTCAGATTGTGAAGCGGCAAAATTTGAGGGACAGATACTGGTAGATGATAAACTGGATGCATTGGTAGCTAAATATCATGAACTTGCTTTTGCACATAGTAGCTACATAATAAATATTGGACATATTGAAAAAATAGTAGATAATGAGGTTTATTTGGATAATGATGAATGCTTGTCTATATCAAGAACATATCAAAAAGAATTCCGCCAAATTTTTACAAAAAGTATTGCTGGGAAATATTAA
- a CDS encoding winged helix-turn-helix transcriptional regulator produces the protein MELTQNVAKDGKKDNESVQDKLLALLIEDNKISAKSAAEKLDMSERQIQRLLKTMKDDGIIERSGSNRNGTWNVL, from the coding sequence ATGGAATTAACACAGAATGTTGCGAAAGATGGAAAGAAAGACAATGAATCCGTTCAGGATAAACTGCTGGCATTGTTAATAGAAGATAACAAAATATCTGCTAAAAGTGCAGCAGAGAAGTTGGATATGTCTGAAAGACAGATACAGAGATTGTTAAAGACTATGAAAGATGATGGTATAATTGAAAGAAGTGGATCAAATAGAAACGGCACTTGGAATGTTCTATAG
- the tnpB gene encoding IS66 family insertion sequence element accessory protein TnpB (TnpB, as the term is used for proteins encoded by IS66 family insertion elements, is considered an accessory protein, since TnpC, encoded by a neighboring gene, is a DDE family transposase.), producing the protein MDQDNRALWKERIQEQASSGMSMAAWCRQNHIKKSTFYYWKKRLHIESREIQPVAPQFAKLELPASPVPSGTTVMMDLFVKDARHIYLACGATDFRKQSAGLAAIVNMQFELDPFINEYVFLFCNRKRNAIKVLRYDSNGFILANKKLLDGMKFQWPKDPSEVKEISYQQVQWLLQGLEIEQKRALHPVKMDAKSTCF; encoded by the coding sequence ATGGATCAGGATAATAGAGCTTTATGGAAAGAACGGATTCAAGAGCAGGCATCTAGCGGTATGTCTATGGCTGCATGGTGCCGGCAGAATCATATAAAAAAGTCTACTTTTTACTATTGGAAGAAACGGCTACATATAGAATCCAGGGAAATACAACCTGTAGCACCTCAGTTTGCCAAACTGGAGCTACCAGCCTCACCAGTACCATCAGGTACAACAGTTATGATGGATCTGTTTGTAAAAGATGCAAGACACATCTACCTGGCATGTGGGGCAACAGACTTCCGCAAACAGTCGGCGGGGCTTGCAGCTATTGTTAATATGCAGTTTGAACTGGATCCTTTTATAAATGAATATGTTTTCCTGTTTTGTAATCGGAAAAGAAACGCAATCAAAGTGCTCCGGTACGACAGCAATGGTTTTATCTTAGCAAACAAAAAGCTTCTGGATGGGATGAAATTCCAGTGGCCAAAAGATCCCTCGGAAGTAAAAGAGATATCCTACCAGCAAGTGCAGTGGCTTTTACAGGGGCTGGAAATTGAACAGAAAAGAGCGCTCCATCCGGTAAAAATGGATGCGAAGTCCACCTGTTTTTGA
- the tnpC gene encoding IS66 family transposase, producing MLAGLPQEVEEYVIPEKETCSKCGGELIVIGKKVVRTEVEFEPAKLKVKQIIQQVAKCTMCGKEGSENPRDHFQKAAVPSPILPHSIATSSLVTQVIYQKFAQGLPFARQEKDWYRMGLVLSRGNLTNWTIRCSEEWLTPIYNRIHEVLLNCQILHMDETRIQCNKEMGKKASSESYMWVIRSGACEDIRAAFFHYSRTRSGDVAKDLLWGFHGYLTTDAYIGYEKVEASKEIYCRRYYIESIPLDNQGEEIPGSKGAEGREFINLLFKVEQEIKDQPYEDKKQKRQDASRPILEAFWSWVEETAALSTTNEKLTTALVYSKNQRNYLETFLEDGRLPISNNLCEANIKPFATARRAWLFADTPKGATANAVLYTLVESARANDLDVYEYLKYILESMPNNDYLNHPEILDKYLPWSKELPEECRLIHKHKKCLKK from the coding sequence ATGCTTGCAGGGTTGCCGCAGGAAGTAGAGGAGTATGTAATTCCAGAAAAGGAGACCTGTTCTAAATGTGGTGGAGAGTTAATCGTTATCGGTAAAAAGGTCGTCCGTACGGAAGTGGAGTTTGAACCGGCAAAGCTGAAGGTAAAACAGATCATTCAGCAGGTGGCAAAGTGTACAATGTGTGGAAAAGAAGGAAGTGAAAACCCAAGAGATCACTTTCAGAAAGCGGCAGTTCCTTCACCGATACTACCTCATTCAATAGCAACCTCCTCTCTTGTGACCCAGGTCATATATCAGAAGTTTGCACAGGGTTTGCCGTTTGCCCGTCAGGAGAAGGACTGGTATCGGATGGGATTGGTGTTGTCAAGAGGAAACTTGACCAATTGGACCATTCGCTGCAGCGAGGAATGGCTGACCCCCATTTATAACAGGATTCATGAGGTGCTGTTGAACTGCCAGATTCTGCACATGGACGAAACCCGAATCCAGTGTAATAAGGAAATGGGGAAAAAGGCAAGCAGTGAGTCCTATATGTGGGTAATTCGCAGCGGTGCCTGTGAAGACATTCGGGCCGCCTTCTTCCATTACTCCCGCACCAGAAGCGGTGACGTTGCAAAAGACCTATTATGGGGATTTCACGGATATCTGACCACGGATGCATACATAGGGTATGAAAAGGTGGAAGCATCAAAGGAAATTTATTGCCGGCGTTACTATATAGAAAGCATCCCGTTGGATAATCAAGGGGAGGAAATCCCCGGGTCCAAGGGAGCAGAAGGCAGGGAGTTCATCAATCTCCTCTTTAAAGTTGAGCAAGAGATTAAGGATCAGCCTTATGAAGATAAAAAACAGAAGCGTCAGGATGCGTCACGTCCCATCCTCGAGGCCTTTTGGTCGTGGGTGGAAGAAACAGCGGCCCTTTCTACTACGAATGAAAAACTGACAACTGCGCTGGTATACTCTAAAAACCAGAGAAACTATCTGGAAACATTTTTAGAAGATGGCAGGCTGCCAATCTCGAATAATTTATGCGAAGCAAATATAAAACCTTTTGCCACAGCAAGACGTGCATGGCTTTTTGCAGACACACCTAAAGGTGCAACGGCCAATGCCGTTCTCTATACATTAGTAGAATCCGCCAGGGCCAATGATCTGGATGTTTATGAATACCTGAAATACATCCTGGAAAGCATGCCCAATAACGACTATCTAAATCATCCAGAGATACTGGATAAATACCTGCCCTGGTCAAAAGAATTGCCAGAAGAATGCAGGTTGATTCATAAGCATAAAAAATGTCTCAAAAAATGA
- a CDS encoding dsDNA nuclease domain-containing protein, whose amino-acid sequence MSTTDNGGAIAIKGFNYQKACIILVMIKNYSRDEFHIIPEAEDDFQVHIDDKNIFIQVKGSKCMTLNKLIKKEIIGKNLIPGQDEDIRKIFFWDISASFKKELTVLPTGNITSPLLKYTDEHKDKITTELQLDESQKERLDNQFLYTTPFNNDLTEAISRLFGEMVTQGLHVDKESGRAVLAELSLMIDQKSEVLVSGDDYTEKTINGEYLKNIFIRVQQLDLFDEILDKSKYNTFKKERIRFERTKILIHYQNTKKKAKEHCNCCNLDFENSSEDELIDELVTIVRETDDTISDVNLLVAISVECLCDLWEGES is encoded by the coding sequence ATGTCTACAACAGATAATGGCGGAGCAATAGCTATAAAGGGATTCAATTATCAAAAGGCTTGTATAATTTTGGTTATGATAAAGAATTATAGCCGAGATGAGTTTCACATTATTCCAGAAGCAGAAGATGATTTTCAAGTCCATATAGATGATAAAAATATTTTTATACAGGTTAAAGGCTCAAAATGTATGACTTTAAATAAGTTAATTAAAAAAGAAATAATTGGGAAAAATCTTATTCCTGGTCAAGATGAAGATATTCGTAAAATCTTCTTTTGGGACATAAGTGCGTCTTTTAAAAAAGAGCTTACAGTTCTTCCAACGGGCAATATTACCTCTCCACTTTTAAAATATACAGATGAACATAAGGATAAAATTACTACAGAACTACAATTAGATGAGAGTCAAAAAGAGAGGTTGGATAATCAATTTCTTTATACAACACCATTTAACAATGACTTGACAGAAGCAATATCAAGATTGTTTGGCGAAATGGTTACGCAAGGGTTGCATGTTGATAAGGAGAGCGGTCGAGCAGTTTTGGCTGAGCTATCCCTTATGATTGATCAAAAAAGTGAAGTACTTGTCAGTGGTGATGATTACACTGAGAAGACAATTAATGGTGAATATTTGAAAAATATTTTTATTCGTGTTCAACAGTTAGATTTATTTGATGAGATATTAGATAAATCTAAATATAATACCTTTAAAAAGGAAAGAATTAGATTTGAGCGAACTAAAATATTAATTCACTATCAAAATACTAAAAAGAAAGCCAAAGAGCATTGCAATTGTTGCAATTTAGATTTTGAAAATTCATCGGAAGATGAATTGATTGACGAGCTTGTTACTATTGTAAGAGAAACTGATGATACAATTAGCGATGTTAATTTACTTGTTGCTATTTCGGTTGAGTGCCTTTGTGATTTATGGGAGGGAGAATCATGA
- a CDS encoding YdcP family protein: MEMKYSALRREVRIQNEDGTVSEEIKERTYDLKSKGQGRMIRESIPASVSLKEFDYNARVELINPVADTVATATYMGADVDWYIKADDIILENSARNQPNPSKQNHEEK, from the coding sequence ATGGAAATGAAGTACTCTGCACTTCGTCGTGAAGTAAGAATCCAGAATGAAGACGGTACAGTATCGGAAGAAATCAAGGAAAGAACCTATGACCTTAAATCCAAAGGACAAGGACGCATGATTCGAGAGAGCATTCCTGCCAGCGTATCTTTGAAGGAGTTTGACTACAACGCACGAGTAGAGCTTATCAATCCAGTTGCTGATACAGTAGCTACTGCTACCTATATGGGTGCTGATGTTGACTGGTACATCAAGGCAGATGACATAATTTTGGAAAATTCTGCTAGGAATCAGCCTAATCCATCAAAACAGAACCATGAGGAAAAATAA
- a CDS encoding helix-turn-helix domain-containing protein, translated as MNKAIKFRIYPNKEQGEQLARTFGCCRFLYNVMLEDKMKEYQKSKKRLKNTPAFYKKQYPWLKEVDSLALANVQLHLERAYQNFFRNPQSGFPKFKSKHRSRASYTTNVVNGNEVLCTSS; from the coding sequence ATGAACAAAGCCATAAAATTTCGTATCTATCCAAATAAAGAGCAGGGAGAACAGCTTGCAAGAACCTTTGGATGCTGCCGGTTTCTATACAACGTGATGTTGGAAGATAAGATGAAAGAATATCAAAAAAGTAAAAAGCGGTTGAAGAATACGCCGGCTTTTTATAAAAAACAGTATCCGTGGCTGAAAGAGGTGGATTCACTGGCACTAGCCAATGTGCAGCTTCATCTGGAAAGGGCATATCAGAACTTTTTTAGAAATCCGCAGAGTGGTTTTCCAAAGTTCAAATCAAAACACAGAAGCCGTGCAAGTTATACGACGAATGTAGTAAATGGAAATGAAGTACTCTGCACTTCGTCGTGA
- the tnpA gene encoding IS200/IS605 family transposase, with translation MIDVNKLDNNAHSVFLLYYHLIMVVKYRRKVIDDDSSKRAEEIFSYIAPKYGITLEEWNHDRDHVHVMFRAQPKSELSKFINAYKSAGSQLIKKEYPQIREKLWKEAFWSQSFCLLSAGGAPIETIRAYIESQGEKA, from the coding sequence ATGATAGATGTGAATAAATTGGACAATAATGCACATTCAGTATTCCTCCTGTATTACCATCTGATTATGGTCGTAAAATACAGGAGAAAAGTGATTGATGATGATAGTTCTAAAAGGGCGGAGGAGATTTTTTCTTATATTGCACCCAAGTATGGAATTACCTTGGAAGAATGGAATCATGACAGGGATCATGTTCATGTGATGTTCCGGGCTCAGCCGAAAAGCGAACTCAGCAAATTTATCAATGCCTATAAGAGTGCAGGCAGTCAGTTAATTAAGAAAGAATATCCACAGATTCGAGAGAAACTTTGGAAAGAAGCATTCTGGAGCCAGAGTTTTTGTCTGCTCAGTGCAGGAGGAGCACCAATCGAAACCATACGGGCTTATATTGAAAGTCAGGGTGAAAAAGCATGA